One region of Roseicitreum antarcticum genomic DNA includes:
- a CDS encoding alpha-ketoacid dehydrogenase subunit beta — MREITLSQAVNEAIAEEMRRDPTVFLMGEDVAEAGTPFKVLSGLVEEFGTGRVIDTPISEPGFVGLAVGAAMTGARPIVDLMFGDFIYLVMDQLCNQAAKQHYMSGGKLTVPMVLRTNMGATRRSAAQHSQSLQALVAHIPGLKVAMPSSAYEAKGLMKTAIRDNNPVVIFEDKLMYQDKAPVPEEEYLIPFGVAHVKREGRDITLIGTSSMVQVAEKAAEILALEGISAEVIDPRTIVPLDEATLLDSVKKTSRAIVIDEGHQSYGVTAEIASRLNEKAFYHLDAPVLRMGAMDVPVPFSPALEDLTVPTPEQVAANARKLCAGELIHAA; from the coding sequence ATGCGCGAGATAACCCTGTCGCAGGCGGTGAACGAAGCCATCGCCGAAGAAATGCGCCGCGACCCGACCGTGTTCTTGATGGGTGAGGATGTGGCCGAGGCCGGCACCCCCTTCAAGGTTCTTTCCGGTCTGGTCGAAGAGTTCGGCACAGGACGCGTGATCGACACGCCCATTTCCGAACCCGGTTTTGTCGGCCTGGCAGTAGGGGCCGCCATGACCGGCGCACGCCCCATTGTAGACCTGATGTTCGGCGATTTCATCTATCTGGTCATGGACCAGCTCTGCAATCAGGCCGCCAAGCAGCACTATATGTCGGGCGGCAAGCTGACGGTCCCGATGGTGCTGCGCACCAACATGGGGGCCACGCGGCGGTCGGCGGCGCAGCACAGCCAGTCCCTGCAGGCCTTGGTTGCGCATATTCCGGGGCTGAAAGTGGCAATGCCATCCTCAGCCTATGAAGCTAAAGGGCTGATGAAAACCGCGATCCGCGACAACAACCCGGTTGTGATTTTTGAAGACAAGCTGATGTATCAGGACAAGGCCCCAGTACCGGAGGAAGAATACCTGATCCCCTTCGGTGTGGCGCATGTGAAGCGCGAGGGGCGCGACATCACGCTGATCGGCACGTCATCCATGGTACAAGTGGCCGAGAAGGCGGCGGAGATCCTAGCACTCGAAGGGATCAGCGCCGAGGTAATCGACCCGCGGACGATCGTGCCGCTGGATGAAGCGACACTGCTCGACAGCGTTAAGAAAACCAGCCGCGCAATCGTCATTGATGAGGGGCATCAGAGCTACGGGGTAACAGCCGAAATCGCCAGTCGTCTGAATGAAAAGGCATTCTACCACCTGGACGCCCCGGTGCTGCGCATGGGCGCGATGGATGTCCCCGTACCCTTCAGCCCTGCGCTGGAAGACCTGACGGTGCCCACCCCCGAACAGGTCGCGGCCAATGCGCGCAAACTCTGCGCGGGGGAGTTGATCCATGCCGCATGA